One segment of Gordonia terrae DNA contains the following:
- a CDS encoding acyl-CoA dehydrogenase family protein, whose product MQRRIFTEDHESFRKTIRDFIAKEVAPVYHDWEKQGHPPREFYNRLGELGVLGIEAPEEFGGGGVSDFTYSMVIAEETSAAGVTFGSYSVHSNLILPYLVEYATDEQKQRWLPGFCSGELMFAIAMTEPGTGSDLANISTTAKLSEDGSHYVLDGAKTFITGGALADRILVVARTAAFDESNRRAGLSILVVDTASEGFAVGRKIEKIGLKASDTAELSFSSVRVPVEDRLGEEGAGFSYLAHNLAQERLTIAIGASATAAAAVQHAIAYTKERDVFGKPVAAFQNTKFVLAECSAEVEAIRQFVDRALELHNEGELTVPDAARAKLFATETAGKVIDKCLQLHGGYGYVLEYPIARLYADTRVTRIYGGTSEVMKTIIAKDLGL is encoded by the coding sequence ATGCAGCGCCGCATCTTCACCGAGGACCACGAATCCTTCCGCAAGACGATCAGGGACTTCATCGCCAAAGAGGTTGCGCCCGTCTACCACGACTGGGAGAAGCAGGGGCATCCGCCGCGCGAGTTCTACAACCGGCTGGGCGAACTCGGCGTCCTGGGTATCGAAGCGCCCGAGGAGTTCGGCGGCGGAGGTGTCTCGGACTTCACCTACTCGATGGTGATCGCCGAGGAGACCTCGGCCGCGGGTGTCACCTTCGGCAGCTACTCGGTGCACTCCAACCTGATCCTCCCCTACCTCGTCGAGTACGCCACCGACGAGCAGAAGCAGCGCTGGCTGCCCGGATTCTGTTCCGGCGAACTCATGTTCGCCATTGCGATGACCGAACCCGGAACCGGCTCGGACCTCGCCAACATCTCGACCACGGCCAAGCTGTCCGAGGACGGGTCGCACTACGTACTCGACGGCGCGAAGACGTTCATCACGGGTGGAGCGCTGGCCGATCGCATCCTGGTGGTCGCCCGAACCGCGGCGTTCGACGAGTCGAATCGTCGTGCGGGGCTGTCGATCCTGGTCGTCGACACCGCATCCGAGGGTTTCGCGGTGGGTCGCAAGATCGAGAAGATCGGACTCAAGGCCTCCGACACCGCCGAGCTCTCGTTCAGCTCGGTCCGGGTTCCCGTCGAGGATCGGCTCGGCGAGGAGGGCGCGGGCTTCTCCTACCTGGCGCACAACCTCGCGCAGGAACGGCTGACCATCGCCATCGGGGCGTCGGCCACCGCGGCCGCCGCCGTCCAGCACGCGATCGCCTACACCAAGGAGCGCGACGTCTTCGGCAAACCCGTTGCCGCGTTCCAAAACACCAAGTTCGTACTCGCCGAGTGCTCCGCCGAGGTGGAGGCCATCCGGCAATTCGTCGACCGGGCACTCGAACTCCACAACGAGGGCGAGCTCACCGTCCCGGACGCGGCCCGCGCGAAGCTGTTCGCCACCGAGACGGCGGGCAAGGTCATCGACAAGTGCCTGCAGTTGCACGGCGGGTACGGCTACGTCCTGGAGTACCCGATCGCCCGGCTGTACGCCGACACCCGTGTCACCCGCATCTACGGCGGCACCAGCGAGGTCATGAAGACGATCATCGCCAAGGATCTCGGCCTGTAG
- a CDS encoding acyl-CoA dehydrogenase family protein encodes MTRLAQTLGLTEIQTEILANVRSFVDKQIIPAAQELEHADEYPQAIVDGMAEMGLFGLMIPEEYGGLGESLLTYALCVEELARGWMSVSGVINTHFIVAYMIRQHGTDDQKRRFLPRMATGEVRGAFSMSEPELGSDVAAIKTTAKRDGADAYVISGQKMWLTNGGSSTLVAALVRTDEGSERPHKNLTAFLVEKPAGFGEVLPGLTIPRKLDKMGYKGIDTTELIFDGYRAPATDILGGEPGRGFAHMMDGVEVGRVNVSARACGIAQRAFELGVKYAQQRSTFGKPIAEHQAIAFSLAEMATKVEAAHLMMVNAARLKDSGERNDVAAGMAKYLCSEYCAEVTQASFRIHGGYGYSKEFEIERLMRDAPFLLIGEGTSEIQKQIISKGLLREYRER; translated from the coding sequence ATGACCCGCCTCGCGCAGACCCTGGGCCTCACCGAGATCCAGACGGAGATCCTGGCCAACGTCCGCTCGTTCGTCGACAAACAGATCATCCCCGCCGCGCAGGAGCTCGAGCACGCCGACGAGTATCCACAGGCCATCGTCGACGGCATGGCCGAGATGGGCCTGTTCGGCCTGATGATCCCCGAGGAGTACGGCGGGCTGGGCGAGTCACTGCTCACCTACGCCCTGTGCGTCGAAGAACTCGCTCGCGGGTGGATGAGCGTGTCCGGGGTGATCAACACCCATTTCATCGTGGCGTACATGATCCGCCAGCACGGGACCGACGACCAGAAGCGACGGTTCCTGCCACGCATGGCGACCGGTGAGGTCCGCGGCGCGTTCTCGATGTCCGAACCGGAACTCGGGTCGGACGTGGCGGCGATCAAGACCACCGCGAAGCGGGACGGAGCCGACGCATACGTCATCAGCGGGCAGAAGATGTGGCTGACGAACGGCGGGTCGTCGACTCTCGTTGCCGCCCTGGTCCGTACCGACGAGGGCAGCGAACGGCCGCACAAGAACCTCACGGCGTTCCTGGTGGAGAAACCCGCCGGATTCGGCGAGGTGCTGCCCGGCCTGACGATCCCGCGCAAGCTGGACAAGATGGGCTACAAGGGCATCGACACCACCGAGCTGATCTTCGACGGTTATCGCGCGCCGGCCACGGACATCCTCGGCGGCGAACCCGGCCGCGGTTTCGCGCACATGATGGACGGCGTCGAGGTCGGGCGGGTCAACGTGTCGGCGCGCGCCTGCGGAATCGCCCAGCGCGCATTCGAACTCGGCGTGAAGTACGCACAGCAGCGATCCACGTTCGGCAAACCCATCGCCGAACATCAGGCCATCGCGTTCTCGCTGGCCGAGATGGCGACCAAGGTCGAGGCGGCGCACCTGATGATGGTCAACGCGGCGCGATTGAAAGACTCCGGCGAGCGCAACGACGTCGCCGCCGGGATGGCCAAGTACCTGTGCAGCGAGTACTGCGCCGAGGTCACGCAGGCCAGCTTCCGAATCCACGGTGGCTACGGCTATTCGAAGGAATTCGAGATCGAGCGGCTGATGCGCGACGCGCCCTTCCTGCTGATCGGCGAGGGCACCAGCGAAATCCAGAAACAGATCATCTCCAAGGGACTGCTGCGCGAGTATCGGGAGCGATGA
- a CDS encoding MFS transporter — MPVTTTSGSGPGKRPGFAARASSGEATQTTDFEAGRTPRGLGPRGESRAGAWGLTALLVSLYVINYADKAVLGIIAQPLREELGLSSSQIGLVGSLFFLTFTIGGFFAGLLNRWMTLRWSLVLLALCWAAAMLPMVMVASFAVLILSRLFLGLAEGPSSALLHTAAYSWHPPARRALPGALLAGAASISKIAIAPLLAVITVSFGWRWALISLAAGGLVWCVVWLSTWRNGPYIASGKASKKTPAASADAEPATPWISIFRSRTFVTGALVVMSVYALVSVVLTWLPSYFEEGLGYSRLQSGSMFAFPSIVGLVLMVLSSITSDRMISKGATSRMLRIVVPSVGVLVSGVLLFLLPSVGTPIIAVAILSIGYGFAATVFPLFNAAVAEICPPRQTAGTLGVFLAIMAIGGLVAPYATGVIVDAAATPAEGYATAFQVLGIVAAVCALLALVFADPERDRARLRPHAPAVEGATP, encoded by the coding sequence ATGCCGGTCACGACCACCTCCGGATCAGGACCCGGGAAGAGGCCTGGGTTCGCGGCGCGCGCCTCATCCGGAGAGGCCACGCAGACCACCGACTTCGAAGCGGGCCGCACCCCGCGGGGCCTCGGCCCGCGCGGCGAATCCCGCGCCGGCGCCTGGGGTCTCACGGCTCTGCTGGTGAGCCTCTACGTGATCAACTACGCCGACAAGGCGGTGCTGGGCATCATCGCGCAACCGCTCCGCGAAGAGCTGGGCCTGAGCTCGTCCCAGATCGGTCTCGTCGGCAGCCTGTTCTTCCTGACGTTCACGATCGGCGGCTTCTTCGCGGGACTGCTCAACCGCTGGATGACCCTGCGCTGGTCGCTGGTCCTGCTGGCGCTGTGCTGGGCCGCGGCGATGCTACCGATGGTCATGGTGGCGTCGTTCGCGGTCCTCATCCTCAGCCGGCTGTTCCTCGGTCTCGCCGAAGGTCCGAGTTCGGCGCTCCTGCACACCGCTGCCTACTCCTGGCACCCCCCGGCCCGACGCGCGCTGCCCGGCGCACTCCTCGCCGGGGCGGCGTCGATCTCGAAGATCGCGATCGCTCCGCTGCTCGCCGTGATCACCGTGAGCTTCGGGTGGCGTTGGGCGCTGATCTCCCTCGCCGCCGGCGGCCTCGTCTGGTGCGTCGTCTGGCTGTCGACCTGGCGCAACGGCCCGTACATCGCGAGCGGCAAGGCGTCCAAGAAGACGCCCGCCGCGAGCGCCGACGCCGAACCGGCGACGCCGTGGATCTCGATCTTCCGCTCGCGCACCTTCGTCACCGGAGCCCTCGTGGTCATGAGTGTCTACGCGCTGGTCAGCGTCGTGCTGACCTGGCTGCCGTCGTACTTCGAAGAAGGACTGGGCTACAGCCGGCTGCAGTCCGGGTCGATGTTCGCGTTCCCCTCGATCGTCGGCCTGGTCCTGATGGTGCTGAGTTCGATCACGAGTGACCGGATGATCTCGAAGGGGGCGACGTCGCGGATGCTGCGCATCGTCGTGCCGTCGGTCGGGGTCCTCGTCTCGGGCGTCCTGCTGTTCCTGCTGCCCTCGGTCGGCACCCCGATCATCGCGGTAGCGATCCTGTCGATCGGCTATGGCTTCGCGGCCACGGTGTTCCCGCTGTTCAACGCGGCGGTCGCCGAGATCTGCCCGCCCCGGCAGACCGCGGGCACGCTGGGTGTCTTCCTGGCGATCATGGCGATCGGCGGTCTCGTCGCGCCGTACGCCACGGGTGTCATCGTCGACGCGGCCGCCACACCCGCCGAGGGCTACGCCACCGCGTTCCAGGTGCTCGGGATCGTCGCCGCGGTGTGCGCGCTACTCGCCCTGGTGTTCGCCGATCCCGAGCGGGACCGTGCCCGGTTGCGTCCGCACGCGCCGGCCGTCGAAGGCGCCACACCGTGA
- a CDS encoding thiolase family protein → MRDAVIVDAVRAPIGRRRGALSGIHPADLSAHVLEALVERTGLDPAVVDDVVWGCVSQAAEQAGNVARTAVLAAGWPESVPGTTVTRACGSSQQAVSMAAAAVASGQQDVVIAGGVESMSRVPMGSAAPNGEHQPPTVLDRYGVDKFSQGTGAEMVAAKWGLDRTRLDEYSLRSHELAAQAADRGAFDAQLAPIPGVLEGDEGIRRGGTLESLAKLKPAFSEDGVIHAGNSSQISDGSAALLIMSAETAKSHGLTPIARIHTAVVAADDPVIMLTGPIPATAKALKRSGLSIDDIGAFEINEAFAPVPLAWQAETGADIERLNPLGGAIAVGHPLGGSGAILMTRLVHHMRDNGIRYGLQSMCEAGGMANTTILELL, encoded by the coding sequence ATGCGTGATGCAGTGATCGTCGACGCGGTCCGCGCGCCCATCGGCCGCCGCCGCGGCGCCCTGTCCGGTATCCATCCCGCCGATTTGTCGGCCCACGTACTCGAGGCGCTCGTCGAGCGGACCGGCCTCGATCCGGCCGTCGTCGACGATGTGGTGTGGGGTTGTGTCAGCCAGGCCGCCGAACAGGCGGGCAATGTCGCGCGGACGGCCGTACTCGCCGCCGGCTGGCCCGAGAGTGTCCCCGGGACCACCGTGACCCGGGCCTGCGGATCGAGCCAGCAGGCGGTCAGTATGGCGGCCGCGGCGGTTGCATCGGGTCAGCAGGACGTCGTGATCGCCGGCGGTGTCGAGTCGATGAGTCGGGTGCCGATGGGCAGCGCTGCACCGAACGGCGAGCATCAGCCGCCCACGGTCCTCGACCGCTACGGCGTCGACAAGTTCAGCCAGGGGACCGGCGCGGAGATGGTCGCCGCGAAATGGGGATTGGATCGCACGCGTCTCGACGAATACTCCTTGCGATCGCACGAACTCGCCGCACAGGCAGCCGACCGCGGCGCCTTCGACGCCCAGCTGGCCCCGATCCCAGGAGTGCTCGAGGGCGATGAGGGAATCCGGCGCGGTGGCACCCTCGAGTCGCTCGCCAAGCTCAAGCCGGCCTTCAGCGAGGACGGTGTCATCCACGCCGGCAACTCCTCGCAGATCTCCGACGGATCGGCTGCCCTGCTGATCATGTCCGCCGAGACGGCGAAGTCGCACGGTCTCACGCCGATCGCCCGAATCCACACCGCGGTCGTCGCCGCCGACGACCCGGTGATCATGCTGACCGGACCGATCCCGGCCACGGCGAAGGCACTCAAGCGCTCCGGGCTGTCGATCGACGACATCGGGGCCTTCGAGATCAACGAGGCATTCGCCCCGGTGCCCCTGGCCTGGCAGGCCGAGACCGGCGCCGACATCGAGCGTCTCAACCCACTCGGCGGTGCGATCGCCGTCGGCCATCCCCTCGGCGGATCCGGCGCGATCCTCATGACGCGGCTCGTCCACCACATGCGCGACAACGGCATCCGGTACGGGCTGCAGTCGATGTGCGAAGCCGGCGGCATGGCCAACACCACCATCCTCGAACTGCTCTGA
- a CDS encoding SDR family NAD(P)-dependent oxidoreductase, with amino-acid sequence MELKGLSVAITGGASGLGLATAQRVVDAGGLVTLIDLPNSDGQAVADGLGTAASFAAADITDAEQFAAALDVADDRGGLRGLVHCAGAGRRMRILDKEGKAGSVEDFEFVIKLNLVGSFHALALGAERIARQEPVDGERGAIVMTASVAAFEGQIGQINYAASKAGIVGMTLVAARDLASKLIRVNTIAPGTMDTPLLARLRDDVRDALAASIPNPARLGRPEEFGRLAASILENSYLNGETIRLDGAIRMAPR; translated from the coding sequence ATGGAACTCAAGGGACTCTCCGTCGCGATCACCGGTGGCGCATCCGGTCTCGGTCTCGCAACGGCCCAACGTGTCGTCGACGCCGGCGGCCTGGTCACCCTGATCGATCTGCCGAACTCGGACGGGCAGGCCGTGGCCGACGGACTCGGCACCGCTGCCTCGTTCGCCGCCGCCGACATCACCGATGCCGAACAGTTCGCCGCCGCACTCGATGTCGCCGACGACCGCGGAGGTCTGCGCGGACTCGTGCACTGTGCCGGAGCCGGCCGGCGCATGCGCATCCTCGACAAGGAGGGCAAGGCGGGTTCGGTCGAGGACTTCGAATTCGTCATCAAGCTCAACCTCGTCGGGTCGTTCCATGCGCTCGCGCTCGGCGCGGAACGCATCGCGCGGCAGGAACCGGTCGACGGCGAACGCGGCGCCATCGTCATGACCGCGTCGGTCGCGGCGTTCGAGGGACAGATAGGCCAGATCAACTACGCGGCGTCGAAGGCGGGCATCGTCGGGATGACGCTGGTCGCCGCGCGGGACCTGGCCAGCAAGCTCATCCGTGTCAACACCATCGCGCCGGGCACGATGGACACGCCGCTGCTCGCGCGTCTGCGCGACGACGTGCGCGATGCGCTGGCCGCGAGCATCCCCAACCCCGCACGGCTGGGGCGTCCGGAGGAGTTCGGCCGGCTCGCGGCCTCGATCCTGGAGAACTCCTACCTCAACGGCGAGACCATCCGCCTCGACGGGGCGATCCGGATGGCGCCGCGGTAG
- a CDS encoding class I adenylate-forming enzyme family protein yields the protein MSAPTPTTLRYPETTMAVLPASMAALYGDRAAVVDGATTLTFAGLDARSAAVASALRSAGVADRDVVLLYLTNSVEFVVAYYGSLRAGASVTLVNPLQPVPGLRRQIAETGAVVGFTQVEQSGRLLEAAIGTRLTTVVTVDGAADARDGIDAVPLAEFVAGHGAAPQVSTTSDDVAHLAFTGGTTGVSKGVRVLHRNVLGNVTQMIGWRAGHSVEVGADGLLTLAPRSAENPGVVPGHAATVVVSPLFHAHALINMSFLLLCGATHVFAGRFEPGRMLALIEEHRASYMTGSPAMWHALAVHPDVPARDLTSVRVVSSGAAPIDHVTLEQLEKAFPAAAIVEGYGLTEATCLVSSAPLTSAGRYRLGSVGLPTFDTEIEIRAVDDPTVVLAPGEKGQLWVRGPQVTDGYLDHPDKTAEQFVDGWLDTGDIAYRDADGYLYICDRAKDMLIYKGYNVYPRELEEILVTHPDVEAAAVVAREAGAVGQEPVAFLVARGGHVIDADAVSDFVAAQVLPYKKIREVFVVDELPTSAAGKVQKVALRERLTKA from the coding sequence ATGTCTGCCCCGACGCCCACCACTCTCCGCTATCCCGAGACCACGATGGCGGTACTGCCGGCGAGTATGGCGGCCCTGTACGGCGATCGTGCAGCCGTCGTCGACGGCGCGACGACGCTCACGTTCGCCGGGCTCGACGCACGGTCGGCCGCGGTGGCGTCGGCGTTGCGCTCCGCGGGGGTCGCCGATCGCGATGTGGTCCTGCTGTACCTGACCAACAGCGTCGAGTTCGTCGTCGCCTACTACGGGTCGTTGCGCGCGGGCGCATCCGTGACCCTGGTCAATCCGTTGCAGCCCGTACCGGGTCTGCGGCGTCAGATCGCGGAAACCGGTGCGGTGGTGGGTTTCACGCAGGTCGAACAGTCCGGGCGTCTCCTGGAAGCCGCCATCGGTACGAGGTTGACGACGGTGGTGACGGTGGACGGGGCCGCGGATGCGCGGGACGGCATCGACGCCGTCCCCCTCGCGGAGTTCGTCGCCGGGCATGGTGCGGCACCGCAGGTTTCGACCACGAGCGACGACGTCGCGCATCTGGCCTTCACCGGTGGCACCACGGGTGTGTCCAAGGGTGTGCGGGTCCTGCATCGCAACGTCCTCGGCAACGTCACGCAGATGATCGGGTGGCGGGCGGGACATTCCGTCGAGGTGGGTGCCGACGGGCTCCTGACGTTGGCACCCCGGTCGGCGGAGAACCCGGGGGTCGTCCCCGGGCACGCGGCGACGGTCGTGGTGTCCCCGCTGTTCCACGCGCATGCCCTCATCAACATGTCGTTTCTCCTTCTGTGCGGCGCCACGCACGTGTTCGCCGGTCGTTTCGAACCCGGACGGATGCTGGCCCTCATCGAGGAGCACCGGGCGTCGTACATGACGGGTAGCCCAGCGATGTGGCACGCGCTCGCCGTGCACCCCGACGTCCCCGCGCGGGACCTGACCTCGGTGCGGGTCGTCTCCTCCGGCGCCGCACCGATCGACCATGTGACTCTCGAGCAGCTCGAAAAGGCGTTCCCGGCAGCGGCGATCGTGGAGGGCTACGGCCTCACCGAGGCGACATGCCTGGTGTCCTCGGCGCCCCTGACGTCCGCGGGACGATACCGGCTCGGCAGTGTGGGTCTGCCGACGTTCGACACCGAGATCGAGATCCGCGCCGTCGACGATCCGACCGTCGTCCTCGCGCCGGGGGAGAAGGGGCAGTTGTGGGTGCGTGGACCGCAGGTCACCGATGGTTACCTCGATCACCCCGACAAGACGGCCGAACAGTTCGTCGACGGGTGGCTCGACACCGGTGACATCGCCTACCGCGACGCCGACGGGTACCTCTACATCTGCGACCGTGCCAAGGACATGCTGATCTACAAGGGCTACAACGTGTATCCGCGCGAGCTCGAGGAGATCCTGGTGACGCATCCCGACGTCGAGGCGGCCGCGGTCGTCGCCCGGGAGGCGGGTGCGGTGGGTCAGGAACCGGTCGCCTTTCTCGTCGCCCGGGGCGGTCATGTCATCGACGCCGATGCGGTGTCGGACTTCGTCGCGGCACAGGTTTTGCCGTACAAGAAGATTCGCGAGGTATTCGTCGTCGACGAGCTGCCAACGTCGGCGGCGGGCAAGGTCCAGAAGGTGGCGTTGCGGGAGCGCCTGACGAAAGCCTGA
- a CDS encoding acyl-CoA dehydrogenase family protein: MTGVMQPATTSQVGPEDFADILAATRAFVREAVVPREQEILDTDAIPDDIRQTAKDMGLFGYAIPQEWGGLGLDLTQDVELAMELGYTSLALRSMFGTNNGIAGQVLVHFGTDEQKTAWLEKIASGEVVASFALTEPGAGSDPAGLRTKAVRDGDDWVITGEKRFITNAPLADLFVVFARTRPADDAGTGIAVFLVPADAAGLSVGAKDRKMGQEGAWTSDVHFDGVRVPDSALVGGSDDVGYKAAMMSLARGRVHIAALSVGTAQRALDESVSWAATATQGGTAIGEFQLVQAMLADQQSGVMAGRALVREAARAWVDDTDRRIAPSAAKLFCTEMVGKVADLAVQIHGGSGYMRDVPVERIYREVRLLRLYEGTSEIQRLIIGRNLVKRAQR, from the coding sequence ATGACCGGTGTGATGCAACCAGCCACGACCTCCCAGGTGGGCCCCGAGGATTTCGCCGACATCCTCGCCGCGACGCGTGCGTTCGTCCGCGAGGCGGTGGTCCCCCGTGAGCAGGAGATCCTCGACACCGACGCGATCCCCGACGACATCCGCCAAACAGCCAAGGACATGGGCCTTTTCGGCTACGCCATCCCACAGGAATGGGGCGGCCTCGGCCTCGATCTCACCCAGGACGTCGAACTCGCGATGGAACTGGGCTACACGTCCCTGGCGCTGCGGTCGATGTTCGGCACCAACAACGGCATCGCCGGCCAGGTCCTCGTCCACTTCGGCACCGACGAACAGAAGACCGCCTGGCTGGAGAAGATCGCGTCCGGCGAGGTGGTCGCCTCGTTCGCGCTGACGGAACCGGGGGCCGGGTCCGACCCGGCCGGACTGCGCACGAAAGCCGTCCGCGACGGTGATGACTGGGTGATCACCGGCGAGAAGCGGTTCATCACCAACGCCCCGCTGGCCGATCTGTTCGTCGTGTTCGCGCGAACCCGGCCGGCCGACGACGCCGGCACCGGCATCGCGGTGTTCCTCGTCCCCGCCGATGCCGCGGGGCTCAGCGTCGGAGCCAAGGATCGCAAGATGGGCCAGGAGGGCGCCTGGACCTCCGACGTGCACTTCGACGGTGTCCGTGTGCCGGATTCGGCCCTCGTCGGCGGCAGTGATGACGTGGGCTACAAGGCCGCGATGATGAGCCTCGCCCGCGGCCGGGTCCATATCGCCGCACTCTCGGTGGGCACCGCCCAGCGGGCGCTCGACGAGTCTGTCTCGTGGGCCGCGACCGCCACCCAGGGCGGTACCGCCATCGGCGAGTTCCAATTGGTCCAGGCGATGCTCGCCGATCAGCAATCCGGTGTCATGGCCGGGCGCGCACTGGTCCGGGAGGCGGCCCGTGCCTGGGTCGACGACACCGACCGGCGCATCGCCCCGTCGGCTGCCAAACTGTTCTGCACCGAGATGGTCGGCAAGGTCGCCGATCTCGCCGTGCAGATCCACGGCGGCAGCGGCTACATGCGCGACGTCCCGGTCGAGCGCATCTACCGCGAGGTGCGATTGCTCCGCCTGTACGAGGGCACCAGCGAGATCCAGCGACTCATCATCGGGCGCAACCTGGTCAAGCGCGCGCAACGCTGA
- the fabG gene encoding 3-oxoacyl-ACP reductase FabG, with product MAPSTTAELLLEGRTAVVTGGAQGIGLEIARSFVGAGARVVLGDLSLDAAQAAVDELGGSEVARAVRCDVVDAGEVDTLLAAAVEGFGSLDVLVNNAGITRDATMRTMTEDDFDQVISVHLKGTWNGTRKAAAIMREAKRGAIVNISSLSGKVGMVGQTNYSAAKAGIVGLTKAAAKEMAHHGVRVNAIQPGLIRSAMTEAMPQKAWDQKMAEIPMRRAGEVGEVASVALFLASDMSSYMTGTVLEVTGGRFM from the coding sequence ATGGCTCCCAGCACCACCGCCGAGTTGCTGCTCGAAGGACGCACCGCCGTCGTGACCGGCGGCGCGCAGGGCATCGGTCTCGAGATCGCCCGGTCGTTCGTCGGCGCAGGCGCCCGGGTCGTCCTCGGTGATCTCAGCCTCGACGCCGCGCAGGCCGCCGTCGACGAACTCGGCGGCAGCGAGGTGGCCCGGGCGGTACGGTGCGACGTCGTCGACGCGGGCGAGGTCGACACACTGCTCGCGGCGGCGGTCGAGGGCTTCGGATCCCTCGACGTCCTGGTGAACAACGCGGGGATCACCCGGGACGCGACGATGCGGACGATGACCGAAGACGACTTCGACCAGGTCATCTCCGTGCATCTCAAGGGCACCTGGAACGGGACGCGCAAGGCGGCGGCGATCATGCGCGAGGCCAAGCGCGGTGCGATCGTGAACATCTCGTCGTTGTCCGGCAAGGTCGGCATGGTGGGACAGACCAACTACTCGGCGGCCAAGGCGGGCATCGTCGGACTGACCAAGGCCGCGGCCAAGGAGATGGCCCATCACGGTGTGCGGGTCAACGCGATCCAGCCCGGCCTGATCCGGTCGGCGATGACCGAGGCGATGCCGCAGAAGGCGTGGGACCAGAAGATGGCGGAGATCCCGATGCGACGCGCCGGTGAGGTCGGTGAGGTCGCGAGCGTGGCCCTGTTCCTCGCCTCGGACATGTCGTCGTACATGACGGGCACCGTCCTCGAGGTCACCGGCGGTCGCTTCATGTGA
- a CDS encoding acetyl-CoA C-acetyltransferase: MRDVVICEPVRTPIGRYGGMFTSLTAVDLGVAALTGMLDRTGLDPEKVEDVILGHCNGNSEAPALGRVIALDAGLPITVGGMHIDRRCGSGLQAVIQAAYQVSAGDNDLVVAGGAESMSNASFYSVDMRWGGARTGIAMHDSLVRARSTAGGKNYPVPGGMIETAENLRKEYEISRAEQDELAVASHERAVRAQKDGVLAEEIIPVTVPGRKGDQVIDTDEHPRPDVSVESLSKLKPIMGTIDPDATVTAGNASGQNDAASMAIVTTPEVAEKLGLRPLVKLVSWGLAGVPPRTMGIGPVPATEKALAKAGLTLADIDVIELNEAFAAQALAVTREWGFGRFGAGGDFERTNVNGSGISLGHPVGATGGRMLASLARELHRRDARYGLETMCIGGGQGLAAVFERVA; this comes from the coding sequence ATGCGCGACGTCGTCATCTGCGAACCGGTACGCACCCCTATCGGCCGCTACGGCGGAATGTTCACGAGCCTCACCGCCGTCGACCTCGGGGTCGCCGCGCTGACCGGAATGCTCGACCGCACGGGGCTCGACCCGGAGAAGGTCGAGGACGTCATCCTCGGACATTGCAACGGCAACAGCGAGGCGCCGGCGCTCGGTCGTGTGATAGCACTCGACGCCGGATTGCCGATCACGGTGGGCGGCATGCACATCGATCGACGATGCGGCTCGGGCCTGCAAGCCGTCATCCAGGCCGCCTACCAGGTGTCCGCGGGCGACAACGACCTCGTCGTCGCGGGCGGGGCCGAATCGATGAGCAATGCGTCGTTCTACTCCGTCGACATGCGGTGGGGTGGGGCCCGCACCGGTATCGCGATGCACGACAGCCTCGTTCGTGCTCGCTCGACCGCCGGCGGCAAGAACTATCCGGTGCCCGGCGGGATGATCGAGACGGCCGAGAACCTGCGCAAGGAGTACGAGATCTCCCGCGCGGAGCAGGACGAGCTGGCTGTGGCATCGCACGAACGAGCGGTCCGCGCCCAGAAGGACGGCGTGCTGGCCGAGGAGATCATCCCGGTCACGGTGCCCGGCCGCAAAGGCGATCAGGTCATCGACACCGACGAACATCCGCGCCCCGATGTCTCGGTCGAATCGCTGTCGAAACTGAAGCCGATCATGGGCACGATCGATCCGGACGCGACCGTGACGGCGGGCAACGCCAGTGGCCAGAACGACGCCGCGTCGATGGCGATCGTGACCACACCCGAGGTCGCGGAGAAGCTGGGCCTACGTCCACTGGTGAAGCTGGTGTCCTGGGGTCTGGCGGGGGTACCGCCGCGCACCATGGGGATCGGACCGGTACCCGCGACCGAAAAGGCGCTCGCGAAGGCCGGACTGACACTCGCCGACATCGACGTGATCGAGTTGAACGAGGCCTTCGCGGCGCAAGCGCTGGCGGTGACGCGCGAGTGGGGATTCGGCCGGTTCGGCGCCGGTGGCGACTTCGAGCGCACCAACGTCAACGGTTCGGGTATCTCCCTGGGACACCCCGTCGGCGCGACCGGCGGCCGCATGCTGGCCTCGCTGGCCCGCGAACTGCACCGTCGAGATGCGCGCTACGGGCTGGAGACCATGTGTATCGGCGGCGGCCAGGGACTCGCGGCGGTCTTCGAGCGCGTCGCCTGA